The Canis lupus baileyi chromosome 29, mCanLup2.hap1, whole genome shotgun sequence genome includes a region encoding these proteins:
- the TMEM72 gene encoding transmembrane protein 72 isoform X2, producing the protein MLIITGLAYFLLSKQKKSKADPEVLAPAEQYTDPSSSAVSTTGSGDTEQTYTFHGALKEGTGSLLIHMKSILKGTKKPNALQHPDTLTELTLEPADSLVKKKQVHFEDSMVRIIPSLTENPDDGDSEPEETTSDTTPIIPPPQAPIFLSSLTDTNLF; encoded by the coding sequence ATGCTCATCATCACTGGCTTGGCCTACTTCCTGCTGagcaaacagaagaaaagcaaagctgaccCAGAGGTGCTGGCTCCTGCAGAGCAGTACACGGACCCTTCCAGCAGTGCCGTGAGCACCACAGGCTCGGGGGACACTGAGCAAACCTACACCTTCCACGGAGCCCTCAAAGAGGGGACCGGCTCCCTCCTCATCCACATGAAGAGCATTCTGAAGGGGACCAAGAAGCCCAATGCCCTCCAGCACCCAGACACTCTGACCGAGCTGACGCTGGAGCCAGCTGACTCATTGGTCAAGAAGAAGCAGGTACACTTTGAAGACAGTATGGTCAGAATCATCCCATCTCTCACCGAAAACCCGGATGATGGGGACAGTGAGCCTGAGGAGACCACCTCTGACACCACCCCTATCATCCCTCCCCCACAAGCCCCTATCTTCCTATCTTCTCTCACAGACACCAACCTATTCTGA